From Caviibacter abscessus, one genomic window encodes:
- the cas2 gene encoding CRISPR-associated endonuclease Cas2: MSYRFMRVLVLFDLPSVTSLDLKNYRNFRNYLIKSGFLMLQESVYCKLVLNNTAQNTLVENLNRNKPKKGLITVLTITEKQFQKMIFLIGEKNTQVLDSDNRIVIL, encoded by the coding sequence ATGAGTTATAGATTTATGAGAGTATTAGTATTATTTGATTTACCATCAGTAACCAGTTTAGATTTAAAAAATTATAGAAATTTTAGAAATTATTTAATTAAAAGTGGATTTTTAATGTTACAAGAATCTGTTTATTGTAAACTTGTGTTAAATAATACAGCACAAAATACATTAGTTGAAAATTTGAATCGTAATAAACCAAAAAAAGGCTTAATCACAGTTTTAACAATAACAGAAAAACAGTTTCAAAAAATGATTTTTTTAATTGGAGAAAAAAATACACAAGTTTTAGATAGTGATAACAGGATAGTGATACTATGA
- the csn2 gene encoding type II-A CRISPR-associated protein Csn2, translating into MKLSYIGFDFEINFEKHNIIDLVIEKTTLYRQMINELLVNNSGIDTNFLLSDEDKVLQLDLNLFVFHDYFTVDINKKTINKYYKKLCLISETEFMHELYELKSKINEYIFNLLQIENLNINFDELENINLFKLINLQFNNNGNILENLLDNMKILNNVLGIEIFILTNIQIYFNENEIIEIFKFVLYNNFKVVLLENHKIVSKYIDKTIIIDNDLCEIF; encoded by the coding sequence ATGAAATTAAGTTATATTGGATTTGATTTTGAAATAAATTTTGAAAAACATAATATTATTGATTTAGTTATAGAAAAGACAACTTTATATAGACAAATGATCAATGAATTATTAGTAAATAATTCAGGTATAGATACAAATTTTTTGTTATCAGATGAAGATAAAGTTTTGCAATTAGATTTAAATTTATTTGTTTTTCATGATTATTTTACAGTTGATATAAATAAAAAAACGATTAATAAGTATTATAAAAAATTATGTTTAATTTCTGAAACAGAATTTATGCATGAATTATATGAATTGAAAAGTAAAATTAATGAATATATTTTTAATTTATTACAAATTGAAAATTTAAATATAAATTTTGATGAATTAGAAAATATAAATTTATTTAAATTAATAAATCTGCAATTTAACAACAATGGAAATATCCTTGAAAATTTACTAGATAATATGAAAATATTAAATAATGTATTAGGAATAGAAATATTTATATTAACAAATATACAGATTTATTTTAATGAAAACGAAATTATTGAAATATTTAAGTTTGTATTATATAATAATTTTAAGGTAGTTCTATTGGAAAACCATAAAATAGTATCAAAATATATTGATAAAACAATTATTATTGATAACGATTTATGTGAAATTTTCTAA
- a CDS encoding arginine deiminase family protein, producing DTVFTQIDYDKFSVHPAILGPLEVFELTRDGDDVKVTPQEGKLEDILSKHMGRKVTLIPCGGNDRIAAEREQWNDGSNTLCIAPGKVVVYERNDVTNALLREHGINVIEMPSAELSRGRGGPRCMSMPLVREEN from the coding sequence AGATACTGTATTTACTCAAATTGATTATGATAAGTTCAGTGTACACCCTGCTATTTTAGGACCACTAGAAGTATTTGAACTTACTAGAGATGGAGATGATGTTAAAGTTACACCTCAAGAAGGTAAATTAGAAGATATTTTAAGTAAACATATGGGTAGAAAAGTAACATTAATACCTTGCGGTGGTAATGACAGAATTGCTGCTGAAAGAGAACAATGGAATGATGGTTCTAATACTTTATGTATTGCTCCTGGAAAAGTTGTTGTATATGAAAGAAATGATGTAACTAATGCCTTGCTTAGAGAACATGGAATAAATGTAATAGAAATGCCAAGTGCGGAATTATCAAGAGGACGTGGAGGTCCTAGATGTATGAGTATGCCACTTGTTAGAGAAGAAAACTAA
- the arcC gene encoding carbamate kinase, whose product MKTNKRIVIALGGNALGKTPSEQLELVRGTAKAIVAMAKEGYEIIIGHGNGPQVGMINLAMDYAANGEVKTPYMPFAECGAMSQGYIGYHLQQAIREELKAEKVEKEVVSLVTQVLVDEKDEAFQNPTKPIGMFYTKEQADEIVKENGFTFVEDAGRGYRRVVPSPLPIEIIELNSIKKLVENNTIVIAAGGGGIPVIKTEEGLKGVDAVIDKDRSSAKIALDLKADMLVILTAVDKVCINFNKSNQEELSELTLEKANEYIKEGHFAKGSMLPKVEACIDFVKSCETGIALITSLENAPIALQGKTGTVIKK is encoded by the coding sequence ATGAAAACTAATAAAAGAATTGTAATTGCTTTGGGAGGAAACGCTTTAGGAAAGACTCCTAGCGAGCAGCTTGAGCTTGTTAGGGGTACTGCTAAAGCTATTGTTGCTATGGCTAAAGAGGGATATGAAATAATAATAGGACATGGTAACGGACCTCAAGTAGGTATGATAAATTTAGCAATGGATTATGCTGCAAATGGAGAAGTAAAAACTCCTTACATGCCATTTGCAGAATGTGGTGCAATGAGCCAAGGATATATTGGTTATCATTTACAACAAGCAATTAGAGAAGAACTTAAAGCAGAAAAAGTTGAAAAAGAAGTAGTATCATTAGTAACTCAAGTTTTAGTTGATGAAAAAGATGAAGCTTTTCAAAATCCAACTAAACCTATAGGTATGTTTTATACTAAAGAACAAGCTGATGAAATTGTTAAAGAAAATGGATTTACTTTTGTGGAAGATGCAGGTAGAGGATATAGAAGAGTTGTTCCTTCACCTTTACCAATAGAAATTATTGAATTAAACTCAATAAAAAAATTAGTTGAAAATAACACAATAGTTATAGCTGCTGGTGGAGGAGGAATACCTGTAATAAAGACAGAAGAAGGTTTAAAAGGCGTTGATGCAGTTATAGATAAAGATAGATCAAGTGCAAAAATTGCTCTTGATTTAAAAGCAGACATGCTTGTTATTTTAACAGCAGTAGATAAAGTTTGTATAAACTTTAACAAATCAAATCAAGAAGAATTAAGCGAATTAACTTTAGAAAAAGCAAATGAGTATATAAAAGAAGGACATTTTGCAAAAGGAAGTATGTTACCAAAAGTTGAAGCATGTATTGACTTTGTTAAATCTTGTGAAACAGGTATAGCTCTTATAACATCACTGGAAAATGCACCAATTGCATTACAAGGAAAAACAGGAACTGTTATAAAAAAATAA
- a CDS encoding YfcC family protein, with the protein MGTKQKKSLSAYSIIIILLVILALITLVLPKLPADVTGEMIESDIILATGVIPASVATVFMAPFNGFKDAIDVCVFVLLLGGFLGIVTKTGALDAGIAALVRKLKGNELILIPILMILFSIGGSTYGMAEETIAFYILICSTMVAAGFDTMVGAATILLGAGVGVLGSTINPFATGVAMDAVNKVGIQVSSGKVILIGIILWITSLIVAIIYVMNYAKKIKKDKGSIFLSLREQEAMKETFGHVDFNNVEFNSKQKVTLSVFVVTFIVMIVSLIAWKEYGITIFEGWSSYLTGVPLGEWYFGELAMWFTLSGIIIAAINGFSEKETIDAFLAGCADILSVVLIIALSRGVSVLMKETFLDKYILNLASQGLQGLQAFVFAPVSYLLYMVLSFLIPSTSGLATVSLPILGPLSNNLGYSPEVMIMIFSGACGLINLITPTSGVVMGGLATAKVEYNTFFKWVFKLLIVIFVMNIIILTIAMMIM; encoded by the coding sequence ATGGGAACAAAGCAAAAGAAGTCACTATCGGCTTATTCAATTATTATTATATTATTAGTTATATTAGCCCTTATCACTTTAGTACTGCCTAAATTACCGGCAGATGTTACTGGAGAAATGATAGAATCAGATATTATACTTGCAACAGGAGTAATTCCAGCTAGTGTTGCAACAGTATTTATGGCACCATTTAACGGATTTAAAGATGCTATTGATGTATGTGTATTCGTACTATTACTAGGTGGATTTTTAGGTATAGTTACTAAAACAGGAGCTTTAGATGCAGGTATTGCAGCTTTAGTTCGTAAACTTAAAGGAAATGAATTAATTTTAATACCAATACTTATGATATTATTCTCAATAGGTGGATCAACATATGGAATGGCTGAAGAAACAATTGCTTTCTATATTTTGATTTGTTCAACTATGGTTGCAGCCGGTTTTGATACTATGGTTGGAGCAGCTACTATATTACTTGGAGCAGGTGTTGGGGTTTTAGGATCTACAATTAATCCGTTTGCAACTGGAGTTGCTATGGATGCTGTTAATAAAGTAGGTATACAAGTTAGTTCAGGTAAAGTAATACTTATAGGTATAATATTATGGATAACTTCATTAATAGTAGCGATTATATATGTTATGAACTATGCTAAAAAAATAAAAAAAGATAAAGGTTCAATTTTCTTATCATTAAGAGAACAAGAAGCAATGAAAGAAACTTTTGGACATGTTGATTTTAATAATGTTGAATTTAACTCTAAACAAAAAGTTACTTTAAGCGTATTCGTAGTTACATTTATAGTAATGATAGTGTCATTAATTGCGTGGAAAGAATATGGAATAACTATATTTGAAGGTTGGTCATCATACTTGACAGGTGTTCCTTTAGGTGAATGGTACTTTGGTGAACTTGCAATGTGGTTTACTTTATCAGGTATAATAATAGCTGCAATAAATGGATTTAGTGAAAAAGAAACAATAGATGCTTTCTTGGCAGGTTGTGCTGACATTTTATCAGTTGTTTTAATTATTGCTCTATCTCGTGGTGTTTCAGTATTAATGAAAGAAACTTTCTTAGATAAATATATTTTAAATCTTGCTTCACAAGGATTACAAGGATTACAAGCGTTTGTATTTGCACCTGTTTCATACTTATTGTATATGGTGTTATCATTCTTAATACCGTCAACATCAGGATTAGCAACAGTATCACTTCCAATTTTAGGACCTTTATCTAATAATTTAGGATATAGTCCTGAAGTTATGATAATGATATTTAGTGGAGCTTGTGGATTAATCAACTTAATCACACCAACTTCAGGAGTTGTTATGGGTGGACTTGCAACTGCAAAAGTAGAATATAATACATTCTTTAAATGGGTATTCAAATTATTAATAGTAATATTTGTTATGAATATAATAATTTTAACAATAGCAATGATGATTATGTAA
- the argF gene encoding ornithine carbamoyltransferase, which produces MPKNLQGKHFLKLLDFSTQEVKDLISLSKRFKELKLSRTPHRYLEGKNIVLLFEKTSTRTRCAFEVAGMDLGMGVTYLDPGSSQMGKKESIADTARVLGRMYDGIEYRGFSQKLVEELAHYAGVPVWNGLTDMFHPTQMLADMLTIEENFGDLKGLNFVFMGDARNNVANSLMVACSMLGLNFTACGPKELKPADELIETCEKIAAENGCKLRFTESVEEGCKDADVIYTDIWVSMGEPDSVWEERIKLLSPYRVDKKAMGYAKDTAIFLHCLPSFHDRNTTIGEEIYKKYGIAEMEVSNEVFESPQSKVFDEAENRMHTIKAVMYATLK; this is translated from the coding sequence ATGCCAAAAAATTTACAAGGAAAACACTTTCTTAAATTACTAGATTTTTCAACACAAGAAGTAAAAGATTTAATAAGCTTATCAAAAAGATTTAAAGAATTAAAATTAAGTAGAACACCACACAGATATTTAGAAGGAAAAAATATCGTATTATTATTTGAAAAGACTTCAACAAGAACAAGATGTGCATTTGAAGTAGCAGGAATGGATCTTGGAATGGGAGTTACTTATCTTGATCCTGGTTCATCACAAATGGGTAAAAAAGAAAGTATAGCAGATACAGCAAGAGTACTTGGTAGAATGTATGATGGAATAGAATACAGAGGATTTAGTCAAAAATTAGTTGAAGAACTTGCACATTATGCAGGTGTGCCTGTATGGAATGGATTAACTGATATGTTTCATCCAACTCAAATGTTAGCTGATATGTTGACAATTGAAGAAAATTTTGGAGATTTAAAAGGTTTAAATTTTGTATTTATGGGAGATGCAAGAAATAACGTTGCAAACTCATTAATGGTTGCTTGTTCTATGTTAGGATTAAATTTCACTGCTTGTGGACCAAAAGAATTAAAACCAGCAGATGAATTAATTGAAACTTGTGAAAAAATAGCAGCAGAAAATGGATGTAAATTAAGATTTACAGAATCTGTAGAAGAAGGTTGTAAAGATGCAGATGTAATTTATACTGATATATGGGTATCAATGGGAGAACCTGATTCAGTATGGGAAGAAAGAATTAAATTATTAAGTCCTTATAGAGTTGATAAAAAAGCAATGGGATATGCTAAAGATACAGCAATATTCTTACACTGCTTACCATCATTCCATGACAGAAATACTACTATTGGTGAAGAAATCTATAAAAAATATGGTATTGCTGAAATGGAAGTATCAAACGAAGTTTTTGAGAGCCCTCAATCAAAAGTATTCGACGAAGCTGAAAATAGAATGCATACAATTAAAGCAGTAATGTATGCAACATTAAAATAA
- a CDS encoding C69 family dipeptidase gives MKKTVFTLTLLISAINSIACTGMIVGKNASADGTMIFARNEDFSSGFNPKRFIVVNARNISMKKASDILKNPDTGFSHVLPRKTYKYTLIPDVDQNYGIFGEAGTNEMGVMVSATVSAKAGDEILKYDPYVKGGITEPDMASLVLMSATSARKGVEIIADIIDKKGAGEGNIIFVSDQNEIWYMEIYTGHQYVAVKVPDDVYALVPNAYYLGNVDLQSKDTIASKDIKNLPLKHNLLKENEKGFHLALTYREPQSKYNQIRIWATQNRLNPSTKEEFDNDKTFELFRKPDKKIELKEVMTILRDRYKGTKYYNNSDYRPIGIETNLETHIFQVRKNLPPIMWLSFGPVEHSVFVPHYGNITSTPKEYSSEHYSYNSGSLYWTSKLINVFGKVDRATIGDNIMKYWSSIEDQFIKN, from the coding sequence ATGAAAAAAACTGTTTTTACACTTACTTTGTTAATTAGTGCAATTAATTCAATAGCTTGTACTGGAATGATTGTTGGAAAAAATGCAAGTGCAGATGGAACAATGATATTTGCAAGAAATGAAGATTTTTCAAGCGGTTTTAATCCAAAAAGGTTTATTGTTGTTAATGCACGAAATATTTCAATGAAAAAAGCTTCGGATATTTTAAAAAATCCTGATACTGGATTTAGTCATGTATTACCTAGAAAAACATATAAATATACTTTAATACCTGATGTAGATCAAAATTACGGTATATTTGGAGAAGCAGGAACAAATGAAATGGGTGTTATGGTTTCTGCAACAGTTTCTGCAAAAGCAGGTGATGAAATTTTAAAATATGATCCGTATGTTAAAGGAGGAATTACAGAACCTGATATGGCATCTTTGGTACTTATGAGTGCGACAAGTGCTAGAAAAGGTGTAGAAATAATAGCTGATATTATTGATAAAAAAGGTGCGGGAGAAGGAAATATAATATTCGTTTCAGACCAAAATGAAATATGGTATATGGAAATATATACAGGGCATCAATATGTTGCTGTAAAGGTTCCTGATGATGTTTATGCGTTGGTACCTAATGCTTATTATTTAGGTAATGTGGACTTACAAAGTAAAGATACAATTGCTTCAAAAGACATTAAAAATTTACCTTTAAAACATAATTTACTAAAAGAAAATGAAAAAGGATTTCATTTAGCATTAACTTATAGAGAGCCTCAAAGTAAATATAATCAAATAAGAATTTGGGCAACTCAAAATAGATTAAATCCTTCAACTAAGGAAGAATTTGATAATGATAAGACATTTGAATTGTTTAGAAAACCTGACAAAAAAATTGAACTTAAAGAAGTAATGACTATTTTAAGAGATAGATATAAAGGAACAAAATATTATAATAATTCTGATTATAGACCAATAGGAATTGAAACTAATTTAGAAACTCATATTTTCCAAGTTAGAAAAAATTTACCTCCTATTATGTGGTTATCATTTGGACCTGTTGAACATTCAGTATTTGTTCCACATTATGGTAATATAACAAGTACTCCAAAAGAATATTCTTCAGAACATTATAGCTATAATTCAGGTAGTTTATATTGGACTTCAAAACTTATAAATGTATTTGGTAAGGTTGATAGAGCTACTATAGGGGATAATATAATGAAATATTGGTCATCAATTGAAGATCAATTTATAAAAAATTAA
- the cas1 gene encoding type II CRISPR-associated endonuclease Cas1, whose product MSGWRTVIIENRSKLDLKLNNICVRRENETKLINISEVDNLILETTSISITAALMCELIKQKVKVIFCDEKFNPHFELIPYYGSHDCVTKIKMQFNWNDFIKENVWSLIVYEKIKNQMLLLKKFQKEEYKILEKYLCEIELNDETNREGHAAKVYFNALFGKSFSRKNENSINSALNYGYQILLSQFNKEVINNGYLTQLGINHKNQYNFFNFSSDLMEPFRPIIDELVYNQNFQKFKTEEKRIVQEILEKKLKINDENHYLSECIRIYTKSILNAFEFNNYRLIRFFEYEL is encoded by the coding sequence ATGAGTGGTTGGAGAACAGTAATTATAGAAAATAGGAGTAAGTTGGATTTAAAACTTAATAATATTTGTGTGAGAAGAGAAAATGAGACAAAATTAATAAATATATCAGAAGTTGATAATTTAATCTTAGAAACAACATCTATTTCAATAACCGCTGCTTTAATGTGTGAATTAATTAAACAGAAAGTTAAAGTTATATTTTGTGATGAAAAATTTAACCCTCATTTTGAACTTATACCATATTATGGTTCTCACGATTGTGTTACAAAAATAAAAATGCAATTTAATTGGAATGATTTTATTAAAGAAAATGTATGGAGTTTGATAGTTTATGAAAAAATAAAAAATCAAATGTTACTTTTAAAAAAATTCCAAAAAGAAGAATATAAAATACTTGAAAAATATTTATGTGAAATAGAATTAAATGATGAAACCAATAGAGAAGGACACGCAGCTAAAGTATATTTTAATGCACTATTTGGAAAATCATTTTCAAGAAAAAATGAAAATAGTATTAATAGTGCTTTAAATTATGGTTATCAAATATTGTTATCTCAATTTAATAAAGAGGTAATAAATAATGGATACTTAACACAATTAGGAATTAATCATAAAAATCAATATAATTTTTTTAATTTTTCATCTGATTTAATGGAACCATTTAGACCAATAATTGATGAATTGGTATATAATCAAAATTTTCAAAAATTTAAAACAGAAGAAAAGCGTATAGTTCAAGAAATTTTAGAAAAAAAATTAAAAATAAACGATGAAAATCATTATTTATCTGAGTGTATAAGAATATACACTAAAAGTATATTAAATGCATTTGAATTTAATAATTATAGATTAATTAGGTTTTTTGAATATGAGTTATAG
- a CDS encoding helix-turn-helix transcriptional regulator, protein MYNHIDSTSKYDKTRPITISTQIIEENSTFIHTNCKFIFVLDGVGRIKVNEKEYEIKKNLFINITPWTLVEVYNIEKTINCIILSYNRMYISRTINNINSKDSKIFQEIDQFEALEICRKSSVKITKLLLELRTEIGDENIVEIDDYNVEDNFSCLFVLTKFIEILILISRDLAHNHQKSEFSIGQAIIKYIFAHSSEKLTVVKLATIFFMSESTVRKYIENFSDLTFNELLYKIRLQKTEELLLYTNMNLDEIAKISGFVDGSHITKIWNMKKNMNPSAYRTMYRSSFNTFSEEDRTLAYNIINYVMENYMTEISIEVIAEIFKISEVKINKLLLLYVNRNFSTYLNYVRINKACELLEKTDDSIVDICFKVGYNNIKTFNNNFNKNKNMTPTNFKTMIKNQKKKV, encoded by the coding sequence ATGTATAATCACATTGATTCAACATCAAAATATGATAAAACTAGACCTATAACAATATCTACACAAATTATTGAAGAAAACTCAACATTTATACATACTAATTGTAAGTTTATATTTGTACTTGATGGTGTAGGCAGAATAAAAGTTAATGAAAAAGAGTATGAAATTAAAAAGAATTTATTTATTAATATTACGCCTTGGACTTTAGTTGAAGTATATAATATTGAAAAAACAATAAATTGTATTATTTTGTCTTATAATAGAATGTATATTTCAAGAACTATAAATAATATAAATAGCAAAGATTCAAAAATTTTTCAAGAAATTGATCAATTTGAAGCACTTGAAATTTGCCGTAAATCATCTGTTAAAATTACAAAATTATTATTAGAACTTAGAACTGAAATTGGTGATGAAAATATTGTAGAAATTGATGATTATAACGTTGAAGATAATTTTTCTTGTTTATTCGTATTAACGAAGTTTATTGAAATATTAATACTAATTTCAAGAGATTTAGCACATAATCATCAAAAATCTGAATTTTCAATAGGTCAAGCAATTATTAAATATATATTTGCACATTCAAGTGAAAAACTTACTGTTGTAAAACTTGCAACTATTTTTTTTATGAGTGAATCAACAGTCAGAAAATACATAGAAAATTTTTCAGATTTAACATTTAACGAATTACTTTATAAAATTAGATTACAAAAAACAGAAGAACTTTTATTATATACGAATATGAATTTAGATGAAATAGCTAAAATTTCGGGTTTTGTTGATGGTTCACACATAACAAAAATATGGAATATGAAAAAAAATATGAATCCTAGTGCATATAGAACAATGTATAGATCGTCATTTAACACATTTAGTGAAGAGGATAGGACACTTGCATATAATATAATAAACTATGTAATGGAAAACTATATGACTGAAATAAGTATTGAAGTTATAGCAGAAATTTTTAAAATTTCAGAAGTTAAAATTAACAAATTATTACTTCTTTACGTAAATAGAAATTTTAGTACATATCTTAATTATGTAAGAATTAACAAAGCTTGTGAACTGTTAGAAAAGACAGATGATAGTATAGTAGATATTTGTTTTAAGGTTGGATACAATAATATAAAGACATTTAATAATAATTTTAATAAAAATAAGAATATGACACCAACTAATTTTAAAACTATGATAAAAAATCAAAAGAAAAAAGTTTGA